One Cetobacterium somerae ATCC BAA-474 genomic window, TTCAAGGTTTCATTCATCTAAAGATCACTTAACCGTAGTACGAGCAATGGAGAAATTACCCAAAAATTATACGTTGACTTTTGTTGGAGAAGGAGAAACTCAAGAAGCTGTAAAGCGTGAAGTTTTAATGTTAAATTTAAATGATAGAGTTCAATTTTTAGGGTATTCAAATTCTATTCCAGCACTTTTAAAAAGAAGTGATATAGCGATACAATCATCTAATTTTGAAGGATTTGGATTAAGTGCATTAGAGGCTATGGCAGCAGGAACTCCTATTGTAGCAAGTGATGTAGAGGGATTGGCTAATGTTGTTGGGGATAGTGGACTTCTTTTTAAACTGGGAGATGTAAATGATTTAGTAAAAAAAATTATGAGTTTGGAAGATCAAAAATATTATTTTGAAAAAAGCAAAGCAGGGATAAAAAATAGCTTAATATATTCAATTGAAGGAACTGCAAAAAAATATATAAACATTTATAAAGAGGAACTAAAATGATTTTTATATCAATAGCTTTGATATTATTAGTGTTAGGAGTTTATGATGTTTTTTCAGAAAATAAAGCTCAAAAGGAAAAAATCTTAAAAGGTATAATTATTATTTTAATTATATTTTTAGGAACAAGAGGATTTTTAGGATGGGATTGGTATTTTTACTATCCTTCCTTTATGAACTCAACTTACATTTATGAAAAAGGATATATGTTATATACCTCTTTAATTAGAGGTTTTTTTAGAAACTATATTTTTTATCAATTGATAACTACAACTATTGATTTTATAGCTTTATATTTTATATTTAAAAAATATTGTAAATATCCAATAATGGCATTTGCAATATTTTTTAGTATTCAAGGATTACATATTGAAGTAGAACTATTAAGAAATATAAAAGCAATGATTTTATTTTTATTCTCTATTCAATATATAAAAGAAAGGAAAATAGCTCCTTTTTTAATTTTAAATATATTGGGAATACTATTTCATACAAGTGCAGTATTT contains:
- a CDS encoding EpsG family protein → MIFISIALILLVLGVYDVFSENKAQKEKILKGIIIILIIFLGTRGFLGWDWYFYYPSFMNSTYIYEKGYMLYTSLIRGFFRNYIFYQLITTTIDFIALYFIFKKYCKYPIMAFAIFFSIQGLHIEVELLRNIKAMILFLFSIQYIKERKIAPFLILNILGILFHTSAVF